The Thermodesulfovibrionales bacterium genomic interval GAGCTGTTCCATCTCCTGGCAGGACATGCCGCAACGGCCATATTCTCCGCAAGGCTCTATTCTCAGTCAGAGAGAAAACTGACCACCATACAGAGCTTCCTCGAACTTCTGAAAGATAAACCGATCGACAGGGGGTGAAATGCCAAACATTCTTGTTGTTGATGATTCACCGACGATGAGACAGTTGATAAGCTTTGCGATGAAGAGGATACCGAATACCAAGGTCATTGAGGCAACGGACGGCGTCGATGCCCTGAAGAAGCTTTCGTCGGAAAAGGTGGATCTTATTCTTGCAGACATAAACATGCCGGTGATGGACGGCCTTAAACTTGTCAGCCTCGTAAGGAGCAACGCTGTCTACAGAGACATTCCGATCATCATTATTACGACAGAAGGGGCACGAGAAGATCGTGAAAGGGCCATGGCCATCGGGGCCAGTGCCTATATTGCAAAGCCGATCCAGACGCAGGAGCTCATCAAGATGGTGAACGGGTTCATCAGCTCCTAACGT includes:
- a CDS encoding response regulator; its protein translation is MPNILVVDDSPTMRQLISFAMKRIPNTKVIEATDGVDALKKLSSEKVDLILADINMPVMDGLKLVSLVRSNAVYRDIPIIIITTEGAREDRERAMAIGASAYIAKPIQTQELIKMVNGFISS